From a single Athene noctua chromosome 2, bAthNoc1.hap1.1, whole genome shotgun sequence genomic region:
- the ABHD3 gene encoding phospholipase ABHD3 isoform X2, which yields MDWQVLTRELSLYLESQVRVGLFGSGVGLSLVLGFGVAYACYYLSSIAKKPQLVASNDRFCRFLEEYCPVVTETYYPTIWCWEGRVQTLLRPFITSRPQVQYRNELIKTADGGQISLDWFDNNDSLYYPDASTRPTVLLLPGLTGTSKESYILHMIHQSEILGYRCVVFNNRGIAGEDLLTPRTYCAANTEDLEAVIHHVHSLHPSAPFMAAGVSMGGHRQMLEKLFDMDLVMKARTVREFDKRFTSVMFGYRTIDDYYEDASPCRKLKSVGIPVLCLNSVDDVFSPGHAIPVETAKQNANVALVLTSCGGHIGFLEGIWPRKCTYMDRVFKQFVQAMFEHGNKIFSM from the exons ATGGACTGGCAGGTGCTGACTAGGGAGCTCTCCCTCTACCTGGAGAGCCAGGTCCGCGTGGGGCTCTTCGGCTCCGGCGTGGGCTTGTCCCTGGTGCTGGGCTTCGGCGTCGCCTACGCCTGCTACTACCTCAGCAGCATCGCCAAG AAACCCCAGCTGGTGGCCAGCAACGACCGTTTCTGCCGCTTTCTCGAGGAATATTGCCCTGTTGTGACAGAAACTTACTATCCCACAATTTGGTGCTGGGAAGGTCGGGTGCAGACACTCCTGCGTCCCTTTATCACCTCTAGACCGCAAGTACAGTACAGGAA TGAGCTCATTAAAACAGCAGATGGAGGACAGATTTCATTGGATTGGTTTGATAATAATGACAGCTTATATTATCCGGATGCCAGCACAAGACCCACTGTCCTGTTATTGCCTGGCCTGACAGGAACGAGCAAGGAATCCTACATTCTTCATATGATCCATCAAAGCGAAATACTGGGATATAG ATGCGTGGTTTTTAACAATCGGGGAATTGCTGGTGAGGATCTTTTG ACACCAAGGACTTACTGTGCTGCTAACACAGAGGATTTAGAGGCTGTTATTCATCATGTACACAGCTTGCACCCCTCAGCTCCGTTCATGGCAGCCGGTGTTTCTATGGGAGG gCATCGACAAATGTTGGAGAAATTATTTGATATGGATCTCGTGATGAAG GCTAGAACTGTTAGAGAATTTGACAAGCGGTTCACTTCAGTCATGTTTGGCTACCGTACAATCGATGATTACTATGAAGATGCGAGCCCATGTCGCAAGCTGAAGTCAGTAGGAATTCCAGTATTATGTCTAAATTCTGTGGATGATGTTTTCTCACCAGGTCATG CTATACCAGTAGAAACCGCCAAACAAAATGCAAACGTTGCTTTGGTTCTGACTTCATGTGGAGGCCATATTGGTTTTCTGGAAGGAATATGGCCAAGGAAGTGCACTTACATGGACAGAGTCTTCAAGCAGTTTGTGCAAGCTATGTTTGAGCatggaaataaaatctttagCATGTAG
- the ABHD3 gene encoding phospholipase ABHD3 isoform X1: protein MDWQVLTRELSLYLESQVRVGLFGSGVGLSLVLGFGVAYACYYLSSIAKKPQLVASNDRFCRFLEEYCPVVTETYYPTIWCWEGRVQTLLRPFITSRPQVQYRNELIKTADGGQISLDWFDNNDSLYYPDASTRPTVLLLPGLTGTSKESYILHMIHQSEILGYRCVVFNNRGIAGEDLLTPRTYCAANTEDLEAVIHHVHSLHPSAPFMAAGVSMGGMLLLNYLGKTGRDTPLMAAAIFSAGWNVFESVESLEKPLNWLLFNYYLTTCLQSSISRHRQMLEKLFDMDLVMKARTVREFDKRFTSVMFGYRTIDDYYEDASPCRKLKSVGIPVLCLNSVDDVFSPGHAIPVETAKQNANVALVLTSCGGHIGFLEGIWPRKCTYMDRVFKQFVQAMFEHGNKIFSM, encoded by the exons ATGGACTGGCAGGTGCTGACTAGGGAGCTCTCCCTCTACCTGGAGAGCCAGGTCCGCGTGGGGCTCTTCGGCTCCGGCGTGGGCTTGTCCCTGGTGCTGGGCTTCGGCGTCGCCTACGCCTGCTACTACCTCAGCAGCATCGCCAAG AAACCCCAGCTGGTGGCCAGCAACGACCGTTTCTGCCGCTTTCTCGAGGAATATTGCCCTGTTGTGACAGAAACTTACTATCCCACAATTTGGTGCTGGGAAGGTCGGGTGCAGACACTCCTGCGTCCCTTTATCACCTCTAGACCGCAAGTACAGTACAGGAA TGAGCTCATTAAAACAGCAGATGGAGGACAGATTTCATTGGATTGGTTTGATAATAATGACAGCTTATATTATCCGGATGCCAGCACAAGACCCACTGTCCTGTTATTGCCTGGCCTGACAGGAACGAGCAAGGAATCCTACATTCTTCATATGATCCATCAAAGCGAAATACTGGGATATAG ATGCGTGGTTTTTAACAATCGGGGAATTGCTGGTGAGGATCTTTTG ACACCAAGGACTTACTGTGCTGCTAACACAGAGGATTTAGAGGCTGTTATTCATCATGTACACAGCTTGCACCCCTCAGCTCCGTTCATGGCAGCCGGTGTTTCTATGGGAGG CATGCTTCTTTTAAATTACCTGGGCAAAACTGGCAGAGACACTCCTTTAATGGCAGCTGCAATTTTCTCTGCGGGTTGGAATGTTTTTGAATCTGTAGAATCTCTGGAGAAGCCACTAAACTGGCTTCTTTTCAACTATTACTTGACCACTTGTCTACAATCCTCTATCAGCAG gCATCGACAAATGTTGGAGAAATTATTTGATATGGATCTCGTGATGAAG GCTAGAACTGTTAGAGAATTTGACAAGCGGTTCACTTCAGTCATGTTTGGCTACCGTACAATCGATGATTACTATGAAGATGCGAGCCCATGTCGCAAGCTGAAGTCAGTAGGAATTCCAGTATTATGTCTAAATTCTGTGGATGATGTTTTCTCACCAGGTCATG CTATACCAGTAGAAACCGCCAAACAAAATGCAAACGTTGCTTTGGTTCTGACTTCATGTGGAGGCCATATTGGTTTTCTGGAAGGAATATGGCCAAGGAAGTGCACTTACATGGACAGAGTCTTCAAGCAGTTTGTGCAAGCTATGTTTGAGCatggaaataaaatctttagCATGTAG
- the ABHD3 gene encoding phospholipase ABHD3 isoform X3, whose product MDWQVLTRELSLYLESQVRVGLFGSGVGLSLVLGFGVAYACYYLSSIAKKPQLVASNDRFCRFLEEYCPVVTETYYPTIWCWEGRVQTLLRPFITSRPQVQYRNELIKTADGGQISLDWFDNNDSLYYPDASTRPTVLLLPGLTGTSKESYILHMIHQSEILGYSMLLLNYLGKTGRDTPLMAAAIFSAGWNVFESVESLEKPLNWLLFNYYLTTCLQSSISRHRQMLEKLFDMDLVMKARTVREFDKRFTSVMFGYRTIDDYYEDASPCRKLKSVGIPVLCLNSVDDVFSPGHAIPVETAKQNANVALVLTSCGGHIGFLEGIWPRKCTYMDRVFKQFVQAMFEHGNKIFSM is encoded by the exons ATGGACTGGCAGGTGCTGACTAGGGAGCTCTCCCTCTACCTGGAGAGCCAGGTCCGCGTGGGGCTCTTCGGCTCCGGCGTGGGCTTGTCCCTGGTGCTGGGCTTCGGCGTCGCCTACGCCTGCTACTACCTCAGCAGCATCGCCAAG AAACCCCAGCTGGTGGCCAGCAACGACCGTTTCTGCCGCTTTCTCGAGGAATATTGCCCTGTTGTGACAGAAACTTACTATCCCACAATTTGGTGCTGGGAAGGTCGGGTGCAGACACTCCTGCGTCCCTTTATCACCTCTAGACCGCAAGTACAGTACAGGAA TGAGCTCATTAAAACAGCAGATGGAGGACAGATTTCATTGGATTGGTTTGATAATAATGACAGCTTATATTATCCGGATGCCAGCACAAGACCCACTGTCCTGTTATTGCCTGGCCTGACAGGAACGAGCAAGGAATCCTACATTCTTCATATGATCCATCAAAGCGAAATACTGGGATATAG CATGCTTCTTTTAAATTACCTGGGCAAAACTGGCAGAGACACTCCTTTAATGGCAGCTGCAATTTTCTCTGCGGGTTGGAATGTTTTTGAATCTGTAGAATCTCTGGAGAAGCCACTAAACTGGCTTCTTTTCAACTATTACTTGACCACTTGTCTACAATCCTCTATCAGCAG gCATCGACAAATGTTGGAGAAATTATTTGATATGGATCTCGTGATGAAG GCTAGAACTGTTAGAGAATTTGACAAGCGGTTCACTTCAGTCATGTTTGGCTACCGTACAATCGATGATTACTATGAAGATGCGAGCCCATGTCGCAAGCTGAAGTCAGTAGGAATTCCAGTATTATGTCTAAATTCTGTGGATGATGTTTTCTCACCAGGTCATG CTATACCAGTAGAAACCGCCAAACAAAATGCAAACGTTGCTTTGGTTCTGACTTCATGTGGAGGCCATATTGGTTTTCTGGAAGGAATATGGCCAAGGAAGTGCACTTACATGGACAGAGTCTTCAAGCAGTTTGTGCAAGCTATGTTTGAGCatggaaataaaatctttagCATGTAG